One Pseudopipra pipra isolate bDixPip1 chromosome 26, bDixPip1.hap1, whole genome shotgun sequence DNA window includes the following coding sequences:
- the LOC135402904 gene encoding acrosin-like isoform X2 translates to MPLAVMNLLYLLILLAIFRPSHGTWDTCGNITMWRVLIGATQLTQLGPEAQLRHIKRLLVHQHYAASSQQNDIALVELDQPVECSDYIQLACVPNASLTVSELKTCYIAGWSSTSTKAQGSGDVLQEAKVRLLDIQLVNSSRWYAGTIHTHNLCAGYPQGGIDTCQGDSGGPLVCKDNNANYFWLVGVTSWGKGCARAKRPGVYTSTQHFYDWILVQMGLCSAVTATPTPEAAISSTPFQRPRPIPTQSGCFTPTPHPQTPVTATPTPEPAFISTPFQQPRPMPTQSDWFTPTPHPCPAVTATPVPEPVFSSTPFQWPRPTPTQSGWFTPAPHPYQILVQFLTRVHEILQDLMGKKT, encoded by the exons ATGCCACTGGCAGTGATGAATTTGCTGTACCTCCTCATCCTGCTGGCCATATTCAGGCCTTCACATGGCACCTGGGACACCTGTGG gAACATCACCATGTGGCGCGTGCTGATCGGGGCCACCCAGTTGACTCAGCTGGGCCCTGAGGCCCAGTTGCGCCATATCAAGCGGCTCCTGGTTCACCAACACTACGCTGCTTCTTCGCAGCAGAATGATATTGCCTTGGTGGAATTGGACCAGCCTGTGGAGTGCAGTGACTACATCCAGCTTGCCTGTGTGCCCAACGCCTCTCTTACAGTGTCAGAGCTGAAAACTTGCTACATTGCTGGTTGGAGTTCCACCAGTACAAAAG CTCAGGGATCAGGTGATGTCCTGCAGGAGGCCAAGGTCCGTCTCCTTGATATCCAGCTTGTTAACAGCAGCCGATGGTATGCTGGGACCATCCACACCCACAACCTATGTGCTGGCTACCCACAGGGTGGCATCGACACCTGTCAG GGTGACAGCGGAGGTCCTCTGGTGTGCAAAGATAACAATGCCAACTACTTCTGGCTTGTTGGAGTGACCAGCTGGGGAAAAGGCTGTGCCAGAGCAAAACGGCCGGGAGTCTACACCTCCACTCAGCACTTCTACGACTGGATCCTGGTCCAGATGGGCCTGTGCTCAGCTGTAACAGCCACTCCAACACCAGAGGCAGCCATCAGCTCAACCCCTTTTCAGCGGCCAAGGCCAATACCAACACAATCAGGTTGCTTTACGCCCACTCCACATCCACAAACACCTGTAACAGCCACTCCAACACCAGAGCCAGCCTTCATTTCTACCCCTTTCCAGCAGCCAAGGCCAATGCCAACGCAATCAGACTGGTTTACACCCACTCCACATCCATGTCCAGCTGTAACAGCTACTCCAGTGCCAGAGCCAGTCTTCAGCTCAACCCCCTTTCAGTGGCCAAGGCCAACACCAACACAATCAGGCTGGTTTACACCTGCTCCACATCCATACCAGATACTGGTGCAATTCTTAACTCGGGTACATGAGATCCTACAAGACCTAATGGGAAAAAAGACTTAG
- the LOC135402904 gene encoding acrosin-like isoform X1 → MPLAVMNLLYLLILLAIFRPSHGTWDTCGDTCGLRPMASDYGVPHIVGGTGAQPGAWPWIVSIQDPRKIGTGHTCGGSLISPQWVLTAANCFIQARNITMWRVLIGATQLTQLGPEAQLRHIKRLLVHQHYAASSQQNDIALVELDQPVECSDYIQLACVPNASLTVSELKTCYIAGWSSTSTKAQGSGDVLQEAKVRLLDIQLVNSSRWYAGTIHTHNLCAGYPQGGIDTCQGDSGGPLVCKDNNANYFWLVGVTSWGKGCARAKRPGVYTSTQHFYDWILVQMGLCSAVTATPTPEAAISSTPFQRPRPIPTQSGCFTPTPHPQTPVTATPTPEPAFISTPFQQPRPMPTQSDWFTPTPHPCPAVTATPVPEPVFSSTPFQWPRPTPTQSGWFTPAPHPYQILVQFLTRVHEILQDLMGKKT, encoded by the exons ATGCCACTGGCAGTGATGAATTTGCTGTACCTCCTCATCCTGCTGGCCATATTCAGGCCTTCACATGGCACCTGGGACACCTGTGG AGACACCTGCGGGCTCCGGCCCATGGCTTCTGACTATGGCGTGCCACATATTGTGGGTGGCACAGGTGCCCAGCCAGGGGCCTGGCCCTGGATTGTCAGCATCCAGGATCCCAGGAAAATAGGCACTGGTCATACATGTGGAGGGTCCCTCATCAGCCCACAGTGGGTCCTCACGGCAGCCAACTGCTTCATCCAGGCCAG gAACATCACCATGTGGCGCGTGCTGATCGGGGCCACCCAGTTGACTCAGCTGGGCCCTGAGGCCCAGTTGCGCCATATCAAGCGGCTCCTGGTTCACCAACACTACGCTGCTTCTTCGCAGCAGAATGATATTGCCTTGGTGGAATTGGACCAGCCTGTGGAGTGCAGTGACTACATCCAGCTTGCCTGTGTGCCCAACGCCTCTCTTACAGTGTCAGAGCTGAAAACTTGCTACATTGCTGGTTGGAGTTCCACCAGTACAAAAG CTCAGGGATCAGGTGATGTCCTGCAGGAGGCCAAGGTCCGTCTCCTTGATATCCAGCTTGTTAACAGCAGCCGATGGTATGCTGGGACCATCCACACCCACAACCTATGTGCTGGCTACCCACAGGGTGGCATCGACACCTGTCAG GGTGACAGCGGAGGTCCTCTGGTGTGCAAAGATAACAATGCCAACTACTTCTGGCTTGTTGGAGTGACCAGCTGGGGAAAAGGCTGTGCCAGAGCAAAACGGCCGGGAGTCTACACCTCCACTCAGCACTTCTACGACTGGATCCTGGTCCAGATGGGCCTGTGCTCAGCTGTAACAGCCACTCCAACACCAGAGGCAGCCATCAGCTCAACCCCTTTTCAGCGGCCAAGGCCAATACCAACACAATCAGGTTGCTTTACGCCCACTCCACATCCACAAACACCTGTAACAGCCACTCCAACACCAGAGCCAGCCTTCATTTCTACCCCTTTCCAGCAGCCAAGGCCAATGCCAACGCAATCAGACTGGTTTACACCCACTCCACATCCATGTCCAGCTGTAACAGCTACTCCAGTGCCAGAGCCAGTCTTCAGCTCAACCCCCTTTCAGTGGCCAAGGCCAACACCAACACAATCAGGCTGGTTTACACCTGCTCCACATCCATACCAGATACTGGTGCAATTCTTAACTCGGGTACATGAGATCCTACAAGACCTAATGGGAAAAAAGACTTAG